The proteins below come from a single Zea mays cultivar B73 chromosome 8, Zm-B73-REFERENCE-NAM-5.0, whole genome shotgun sequence genomic window:
- the LOC111589956 gene encoding protein ALP1-like — protein MTFRRSIETISRYFKEVLFAVGELRNEMILPPSTATPTKIRDSHRWYPYFKDCIGAIDGTHVLARVPRNQRAAFLGRKHTTTQNILAAVDFDLRFTYVLAGWEGSAHDALILADALEREDGLKVPQGKFYLVDAGYAVRPGFLPPYRATRYHLSEYGGRNPQNPKELFNLRHSSLRVTIERAFGALKNRFKILYNKPFHPYKTQVKLVLACCILHNWILRHGNDEHIPLEETWAANQVHEEAPHDLVMDNAAWSATRDNWAQQMWQNRASHRG, from the exons ATGACCTTTCGAAGGTCTATTGAGACCATTAGCAGATACTTCAAGGAAGTATTGTTTGCTGTTGGTGAACTGAGGAATGAGATGATCTTGCCACCTTCAACTGCTACACCAACCAAAATTAGAGATAGCCACAGATGGTACCCATATTTCAAG GACTGTATTGGTGCCATTGATGGCACTCATGTGCTAGCAAGAGTTCCTAGAAATCAGAGGGCTGCCTTCCTTGGTAGGAAACACACCACAACACAGAACATCTTAGCTGCTGTAGACTTTGATCTAAGGTTTACATATGTTCTTGCTGGCTGGGAGGGATCAGCACATGATGCCCTTATCCTTGCTGATGCCCTTGAGAGAGAAGATGGTCTAAAAGTGCCCCAAG GTAAATTTTACCTTGTGGATGCTGGTTATGCTGTCAGACCTGGGTTTTTACCCCCTTATCGTGCCACACGGTACCACTTGAGTGAATATGGGGGGAGGAATCCACAGAACCCCAAAGAGCTCTTCAACCTTAGACATTCATCACTAAGGGTGACAATAGAGAGGGCCTTTGGTGCTTTGAAGAACAGATTCAAAATATTATACAACAAACCTTTCCATCCATACAAGACACAAGTAAAGCTAGTCCTAGCCTGTTGTATCCTCCACAACTGGATTCTTCGTCATGGGAATGATGAACATATTCCACTGGAAGAAACATGGGCTGCAAATCAAGTTCATGAGGAAGCTCCCCATGACCTTGTCATGGACAATGCTGCATGGTCTGCTACCAGGGACAATTGGGCTCAACAAATGTGGCAGAATAGGGCCTCACATAGGGGATAA
- the LOC109941720 gene encoding uncharacterized protein produces the protein MVSEVAGQGARPALRWTAVMSGFVLRRFVDLIGNGVKTDKGFKEIHLNSVAKNVSEFCGQEVTGQQVYNHLRKWRSRWVKVCKLKDISGALWDEDNFVISLEEGHYAAYIKDHPKDADYLNRPIENYMPMQIIFGSGVATGKFAMGSNEPLGKPTDIVDILDDGIEVTSKFVDCSSLTNKGKTVDKGTPGESNDNKPNLGKRKRFMTDEDVAVFNGMKQAVSDVAAAVRESIHAEAAPGIYNAVINCPGFSREALMYALNHMMEHKATSLVFLDMTPDDRDLWLKTFLAKHYHN, from the exons ATGGTCTCTGAGGTTGCTGGTCAGGGGGCTAGGCCTGCTCTTAGGTGGACTGCTGTAATGTCTGGGTTTGTTCTCCGTCGTTTTGTTGACTTGATAGGAAATGGGGTTAAGACTGACAAGGGTTTTAAGGAAATCCACCTTAACTCTGTTGCTAAAAATGTATCTGAGTTCTGTGGCCAAGAAGTAACAGGCCAACAAGTGTACAATCACCTTCGTAAGTGGAGGTCTAGGTGGGTCAAGGTTTGCAAACTGAAGGACATTAGTGGCGCTCTTTGGGATGAGGATAACTTTGTCATAAGCTTAGAAGAGGGTCATTATGCTGCTTACATCAAG GATCACCCAAAAGATGCTGATTACCTCAATAGGCCCATAGAGAACTATATGCCTATGCAAATCATATTTGGAAGTGGGGTTGCCACAGGTAAGTTTGCAATGGGTTCAAATGAGCCTTTGGGCAAGCCAACTGACATTGTTGACATCCTAGATGATGGCATTGAAGTGACCTCAAAGTTTGTTGATTGTTCCAGTCTAACTAACAAGGGGAAGACTGTTGACAAGGGTACCCCTGGTGAGTCCAATGATAACAAGCCTAACTTAGGGAAGAGGAAGAGGTTCATGACTGATGAGGATgttgctgtgttcaatgggatgaaACAAGCTGTTTCAGATGTTGCTGCTGCTGTCCGTGAAAGCATCCATGCTGAAGCAGCACCTGGGATCTACAATGCTGTAATCAACTGTCCTGGGTTCTCTAGGGAGGCTCTCATGTATGCCCTAAACCACATGATGGAGCACAAGGCCACCTCCCTGGTGTTCCTGGACATGACTCCTGATGATCGTGACCTATGGCTCAAGACTTTCCTAGCCAAGCACTACCACAACTGA